In Spirosoma aureum, a single genomic region encodes these proteins:
- a CDS encoding LexA family protein — protein sequence MIDTIDPIPPGNIWLVDPEKRLPIPLYSSTVQAGFPNPAETHIETRLNLQDLCVQHPDATYFVRAAGESMIDDDIFPGSILVVDSAIPIRTGSIVVAWVNGDCCVKRFVRVGKMITLFPSNPAFTPIYVHIGVDQFDTLGVVIHVVSKPKKWNQDQLNTAVEHVRTRRRKQHVREL from the coding sequence ATGATAGACACCATTGATCCGATTCCCCCCGGTAATATTTGGCTGGTTGACCCCGAAAAACGGTTGCCCATTCCCTTATATAGCTCCACCGTTCAGGCAGGCTTCCCAAATCCAGCCGAAACGCACATCGAGACGCGCCTGAACCTCCAGGACCTCTGCGTTCAGCATCCCGACGCTACCTATTTCGTGAGAGCTGCCGGAGAATCGATGATCGATGACGATATTTTTCCCGGCTCCATTCTGGTAGTAGACTCCGCCATTCCGATCCGCACCGGCTCCATTGTCGTCGCCTGGGTCAATGGTGACTGCTGCGTGAAGCGATTTGTCAGAGTTGGCAAAATGATTACCCTGTTTCCCAGCAATCCGGCCTTTACGCCCATTTACGTCCACATTGGTGTGGATCAGTTTGATACACTGGGCGTGGTAATTCACGTCGTATCGAAACCCAAAAAGTGGAATCAGGATCAACTTAACACCGCTGTCGAGCATGTTCGCACTCGTAGACGTAAACAGCATGTACGTGAGCTGTGA
- a CDS encoding AbiJ-NTD4 domain-containing protein encodes MDTPSFQERFGLPKKGLQINSIDLRTKTRIWNELNQILWAAIIPGGDYTSLPETGSVKKYIYSLWSDVLGWDYRIMPNTRGSLIDSFKSYALWEKLKWSSFLLFIERALTNYLNILDTQGGYIIQGTVFEEYIDRVNEIFTEEACGYRFVGVYITPIIDEVEISEIEQAFTNTESLVTVKLHLKKALILLSDRENPDYNNSVKESISAMEALCRLIVKKPSAVMSQALDEVEKKSKIHPVLKSGLKNLYNWSSDASGVRHANKGGTGEDFNSAKLTLVLCSGLVNYLIAKSEDEGINLQS; translated from the coding sequence ATGGACACACCATCTTTTCAGGAACGATTTGGATTACCTAAAAAGGGATTACAAATAAATTCCATTGATCTAAGGACGAAGACTAGAATATGGAATGAACTTAACCAAATATTATGGGCTGCGATAATACCCGGAGGCGATTATACTTCATTGCCTGAGACGGGTTCTGTTAAAAAATATATCTATTCCTTATGGTCTGATGTTTTAGGCTGGGACTACCGTATTATGCCTAACACTCGTGGTTCTCTAATTGATAGCTTTAAAAGCTATGCGTTATGGGAAAAGTTGAAATGGAGTAGTTTTTTGCTATTTATAGAAAGAGCATTAACAAATTATCTAAATATTCTTGACACGCAAGGTGGATATATAATACAAGGCACTGTATTTGAAGAATATATAGATCGAGTAAATGAAATATTTACTGAGGAGGCTTGTGGATATCGCTTTGTTGGTGTGTATATAACACCCATTATTGACGAAGTTGAGATAAGTGAAATTGAGCAAGCTTTTACTAATACAGAATCGTTAGTCACTGTAAAATTACATCTTAAAAAAGCATTGATATTACTGTCAGATCGAGAGAACCCTGATTATAATAACTCAGTAAAAGAATCGATTAGTGCGATGGAGGCTCTTTGTCGTTTAATCGTTAAGAAGCCTAGTGCAGTAATGTCACAAGCGTTAGATGAGGTGGAAAAGAAGTCTAAAATTCATCCTGTCTTAAAGTCGGGGCTGAAAAACTTATACAATTGGTCAAGTGATGCATCTGGTGTTCGGCATGCCAATAAGGGTGGTACAGGTGAAGATTTCAACAGTGCCAAACTTACCTTAGTACTTTGTAGCGGTCTCGTAAACTATTTAATAGCCAAAAGCGAAGACGAAGGTATTAATCTTCAATCCTAA